One genomic window of Fusarium keratoplasticum isolate Fu6.1 chromosome 3, whole genome shotgun sequence includes the following:
- a CDS encoding MFS domain-containing protein encodes MEQANKNEVPPEKTLVVASDESVSAEPEPKEQAPRAPGILDVLVQGVALFSDGYNIQIIGYMNTVLAKLYPKEMTPEVKTRLSNSILIGDIFGMLFFGLCIDRFGRRIGIFLTTFFLVLGIIIATASHSVTVEGMFWMMVIGRGVAGVGAGGEYAVCTAQAVECADSTEAMQKRRGMLVAIATNAAIISGFVGSSIVSLIVIAAYKGEPSDGIWRICFGIGIILPLAIFLFRLRLVDSTQYNKHAIKRKVPYMLAIKFYWKPLLGCCSAWFLYDAVVYPFNLLAPTLVAGFSENQTMQESIGWSTLINFFALPGAFIGAMLMDRIGRRQTYALGWAIVCVFGFVIGGTMFPLSSSSAFPAFVTLYGLFQTFLSVGPGDCNFLVSSESFPTPLRGHLLGFAAAVGKAGAAVGTEALSKALTSFDDRLKGQQVVFLIGSGISVVGTLCVWFLIPNHPKTLEEEDARFRAYLEENGYDVSQMGLKG; translated from the exons ATGGAACAAGCCAACAAGAACGAAGTCCCTCCCGAAAAGACCCTCGTAGTCGCTTCGGATGAGAGTGTCTCTGCAGAACCTGAACCAAAGGAGCAAGCTCCGCGTGCCCCTGGCATCCTGGATGTCCTCGTTCAAGGTGTTGCTCTCTTCTCTGATGGATACAATATCCAGATCATTGGATACATGAACACTGTTCTTGCCAAGCT GTACCCAAAGGAGATGACACCTGAGGTCAAGACCAGGCTGTCCAACTCGATTCTTATCGGTGACATTTTTGGTATGCTTTTCTTTGGTCTCTGCATCGATCGTTTCGGAAGACGGATTGGTATCTTCCTCACGACCTTTTTCTTGGTTCTG GGTATCATTATCGCAACTGCTTCTCATAGTGTGACCGTCGAGGGCATGTTTTGGATGATGGTGATTGGTCGAGGTGTTGCTGGTGTCGGAGCAG GCGGAGAGTACGCCGTCTGCACCGCACAGGCTGTAGAGTGTGCCGATAGTACTGAGGCCATGCAGAAGCGCCGCGGCATGCTCGTTGCTATTGCGACCAACgctgccatcatctcggGCTTTGTGGGCTCGAGTATCGTATCGCTGATTGTCATCGCCGCCTACAAGGGTGAGCCAAGTGACGGCATCTGGCGTATCTGCTTTGGTATCGGTATCATT CTCCCtcttgccatcttcctcttccgtctccGACTTGTCGATTCCACTCAGTACAACAAGCACGCTATCAAGCGCAAGGTGCCATATATGCTCGCCATCAAGTTCTACTGGAAGCCTCTGCTCGGGTGCTGCTCTGCTTGGTTCCTCTACGACGCTGTTGTCTACCCATTCAACCTCCTGGCCCCCACTCTCGTCGCCGGCTTCTCGGAAAACCAGACTATGCAGGAGTCGATCGGTTGGTCAactctcatcaacttctttGCCCTTCCAGGTGCCTTTATCGGCGCCATGCTCATGGATCGCATTGGTCGACGCCAGACTTATGCTCTAGGTTGGGCCATTGTCTGCGTCTTCGGATTTGTCATTGGAGGCACAATGTTCCCTTTGAGCAGCTCATCAGCATTCCCTGCTTTCGTGACTCTTTACGGTCTGTTCCAGACGTTCCTCTCCGTTGGCCCTGGCGACTGCAACTTCCTAGTGAGCAGCGAGAGTTTCCCCACACCGCTTAGAGGACATTTACTTGGTTTCGCTGCGGCTGTGGGCAAGGCCGGTGCTGCCGTTGGCACAGAAGCGTTGAGCAAGGCACTTACTAGCTTTGACGATAGGCTCAAGGGTCAGCAGGTAGTGTTTCTCATAGGCAGCGGTATTTCCGTCGTTGGAACTTTGTGTGTGTGGTTCTTGATTCCCAAC CACCCCAAGAcactggaggaggaggatgctcgCTTCAGAGCATACTTGGAGGAGAATGGCTACGACGTTAGTCAGATGGGGCTGAAGGGTTAG
- a CDS encoding EthD domain-containing protein has translation MTYTVVMLVYRNPQMTPDKFRDHYENKHIPFMKKLLGVSFPLSHSRRYILRSDADGKHAATIVAGTQADFEFDCVSELKFESEADFQSMSALLSSAENSAAVGEDCMAFMDPGKTKMVVIGEVNITSS, from the coding sequence ATGACTTACACGGTCGTAATGCTCGTATATCGCAACCCTCAGATGACACCTGATAAATTCAGAGACCACTACGAAAACAAACACATCCCCTTCATGAAGAAGCTTCTTGGGGTCAGCTTCCCCCTCTCGCATTCTCGAAGATATATCCTCCGCTCTGACGCGGATGGAAAACATGCGGCAACCATTGTCGCCGGAACTCAAGCCGACTTTGAGTTTGACTGTGTGTCCGAACTCAAGTTCGAGAGTGAAGCCGACTTCCAGAGCATGTCCGCTTTGCTTTCTAGCGCCGAGAACTCCGCAGCTGTAGGAGAGGATTGCATGGCATTCATGGACCCCGGAAAGACGAAGATGGTTGTGATTGGGGAGGTGAACATTACTTCTAGCTGA
- a CDS encoding Beta-lactamase domain-containing protein, translated as MSSNINATSPHLEAALQAVLDHGETGVSVAAYYRGKLIAHGTAGYADVSEQRPVDETTLFPVFSVTKGLTALAAHIQADRGLLNLEDPISKYWPEFAANGKEVITVEDALSHRAGIPQMPDGVTPELMADWDWMVQQVAAFTPKFTPGTANAYHVLVWGWIIGEVVRRTDPKSRPFGQFVAEEICEPLGVKDLYLGVPDFELSRVATLSGGNEMFLEDTYNTSPIAVFPGSDVHNLKVVRQACDPGAGAIGNAPAIARVFAMVAEGGELDGVRLLSENYVRGMTRFRQNPYDQDKVLPIPVWFGAAGFWLGGEKGASDPLVGDHRDVIYSPGAGGSIAWADMRDRIAVSICHNNMDAGVSIDPEPIWTPIGKAIRAIIKEKQG; from the coding sequence ATGTCATCAAACATCAACGCTACAAGCCCTCATCTCGAAGCAGCCTTACAGGCTGTACTCGACCACGGAGAAACCGGTGTTTCCGTCGCCGCCTACTATCGTGGCAAGCTCATTGCGCATGGCACCGCAGGATACGCCGATGTCTCTGAGCAACGTCCCGTTGATGAGACGACGCTGTTCCCCGTCTTTTCTGTCACCAAAGGCCTCACGGCTTTGGCAGCTCATATTCAAGCGGACCGtggcctcctcaaccttgaagaTCCAATTTCCAAATATTGGCCTGAATTTGCGGCTAATGGAAAGGAAGTTATCACTGTTGAGGACGCTTTGTCTCATAGAGCCGGTATCCCACAGATGCCAGACGGTGTCACACCTGAACTGATGGCAGACTGGGATTGGATGGTTCAGCAAGTTGCCGCCTTTACGCCAAAGTTTACGCCAGGCACTGCAAATGCCTACCACGTTCTAGTCTGGGGCTGGATTATTGGAGAGGTGGTCCGCCGAACCGACCCTAAGAGCCGACCCTTCGGCCAGTTTGTCGCCGAGGAGATATGTGAGCCTTTAGGCGTCAAGGATCTATACCTCGGCGTTCCCGACTTTGAGCTCTCCAGAGTAGCTACCTTGTCTGGGGGTAACGAAATGTTCCTGGAAGACACCTACAACACCAGTCCGATCGCCGTCTTCCCTGGCTCAGACGTGCACAATCTCAAAGTCGTTCGACAAGCTTGCGATCCTGGCGCTGGGGCCATCGGCAATGCTCCAGCCATAGCTCGAGTATTCGCCATGGTAGCTGAAGGGGGtgagcttgatggtgtcAGGCTTCTTTCTGAGAACTATGTCAGGGGGATGACACGGTTCCGCCAAAACCCCTATGATCAAGACAAGGTGCTTCCGATTCCTGTGTGGTTTGGTGCAGCTGGCTTCTGGCTTGGAGGAGAGAAAGGTGCCTCGGACCCTCTGGTTGGAGATCATCGCGATGTTATTTATAGTCCTGGAGCAGGCGGCTCTATTGCGTGGGCAGATATGCGTGACAGAATTGCGGTGAGCATCTGTCATAACAATATGGATGCCGGTGTCTCTATTGACCCAGAGCCGATCTGGACACCCATCGGTAAAGCCATCCGGGCAATCATTAAAGAGAAGCAGGGATAG
- a CDS encoding Fungal-trans domain-containing protein, which translates to MESQDTAPKQRVIPRACHNCRARKVRCNRLVPCSNCTISGLDCPRGGNPRSARPTEDAQVSSLPSQDTLSYFARFETKLADLQLEVDGLKEQLKNRGSTDNTVPSPHCSNSSNPVARQHDVFGDHTQEEGDSSFGRQALNAIQVAELTSSESSHSPAVAQQLANLRDMAREHEASGVNRDDYISAPVPATDNLKMRLPPSMFVLAILRVLRERKGVQPILYYFHGVYDRLQIEKLCRRIYFPLDSVSAAEVTLLNGMLSVVLRELDNIEDSEITSEEITRYQRICESQFQTGLEVYEVMAMPTRENVMILVIGMVHAQIRAKLPLQWSLTSTAARHCLALGYHREHRVSRLPSAEASSVRRLFWHIYIADKNLSSRLGRTSIIQDLDVDTGLNAVSDEPGRTPWDQAFASFVEFARIQGKIYDSLYSPAAKKQQPEHRVAVAIDLESQLSTWHANWTKIDFSEAFDYESFAATFGPADIIYYSSLTLIHRGTASSGSAQDISPACYEAAHQGLQAHLNYYPRLSCSADHVLSNYAFWIFYYTSFTPFVVTFLHCIAHSDHGDLTLLQEVLSSLEQVGSALDYAEKQLFLCKALFRIAEAFLNSHTTTQNNHTVTGSTATFCIPLQNPFSDEWAGLDRFLEGTEDWDMTTIDPASFLLDDAM; encoded by the exons ATGGAATCTCAAGATACGGCGCCCAAGCAAAGAGTGATTCCAAGAGCT TGCCATAACTGCCGAGCACGCAAG GTTCGATGTAATCGTCTCGTGCCTTGCTCCAACTGCACCATCTCAGGGCTTGACTGTCCAAGGGGTGGCAATCCTCGTAGCGCCCGACCGACTGAGGATGCACAGGTCAG CAGCCTACCAAGTCAGGATACGCTTTCCTACTTTGCGCGCTTTGAAACCAAGCTCGCAGACCTTCAGCTTGAAGTCGATGGTCTGAAGGAACAGCTGAAAAATCGGGGCTCTACAGACAACACGGTGCCTTCACCGCACTGCTCGAACAGTAGCAACCCAGTAGCTCGACAGCATGATGTCTTTGGAGATCACACCCAGGAAGAGGGTGACTCCTCATTTGGGCGACAGGCTTTGAATGCCATACAAGTCGCAGAGTTGACGTCGTCTGAATCTTCACACTCACCTGCTGTTGCCCAACAACTGGCGAACCTTCGTGATATGGCCCGGGAGCATGAAGCCTCAGGCGTGAATAGGGATGACTACATCTCGGCCCCAGTACCGGCGACTGATAATCTCAAGATGCGCTTGCCACCATCAATGTTTGTGTTGGCGATCCTGAGGGTGCTTAGAGAACGAAAAG GTGTACAACCCATTCTTTATTACTTCCATGGCGTCTATGATCGTCTCCAGATTGAAAAGTTATGCCGGCGTATCTACTTTCCTCTGGATTCAGTCTCGGCTGCCGAAGTGACTCTCCTCAACGGCATGCTCAGTGTTGTCTTGCGAGAACTTGACAACATTGAAGATTCCGAGATCACCTCTGAGGAAATAACACGTTACCAACGTATTTGTGAGAGCCAGTTCCAAACGGGACTCGAGGTATACGAGGTGATGGCCATGCCGACGAGAGAAAACGTCATGATCCTGGTTATAGGG ATGGTGCATGCTCAGATCAGGGCTAAGTTGCCTCTGCAATGGAGCCTGACATCTACCGCAGCTAGACActgccttgcccttggctaCCACCGCGAACACCGCGTCTCACGACTCCCATCAGCTGAGGCGTCATCAGTGAGACGGTTATTCTGGCACATCTATATAGCCGATAAAAACCTCTCTTCTCGCCTCGGACGAACCTCAATCATCCAAGACCTGGATGTCGACACTGGTCTGAATGCTGTTTCTGATGAGCCCGGAAGGACACCTTGGGACCAGGCCTTTGCCTCGTTTGTCGAATTTGCCAGGATTCAAGGGAAGATATACGACTCGCTGTATTCTCCGGCTGCCAAAAAGCAGCAGCCTGAACACCGCGTTGCCGTTGCTATTGATCTTGAGTCACAGTTAAGTACGTGGCATGCCAACTGGACCAAGATCGACTTCTCTGAAGCCTTTGATTATGAGTCGTTTGCAGCTACATTCGGGCCTGCGGATATAATATACTACTCTTCTCTTACCCTTATTCACCGTGGTACGGCTTCGTCAGGGTCTGCTCAAGATATTTCCCCGGCGTGCTATGAGGCTGCGCATCAGGGGCTCCAGGCTCACCTCAACTACTATCCTCGCCTGAGCTGTTCGGCAGACCATGTCTTGTCTAATTACGCATTCTG GATATTCTATTACACTTCCTTTACGCCCTTCGTTGTCACTTTCCTCCACTGCATCGCCCACTCCGACCACGGCGATCTAACACTTCTTCAGGAAGTCCTTAGTAGTCTGGAGCAAGTTGGGAGTGCCCTCGATTATGCCGAGAAGCAACTCTTTCTCTGCAAAGCTCTCTTTCGAATCGCCGAGGCTTTCTTGAACAGCCACACAACCACGCAAAACAACCATACTGTCACCGGGAGCACTGCTACCTTTTGCATACCATTACAAAACCCCTTTTCTGATGAGTGGGCTGGGTTGGATAGGTTCTTGGAGGGGACTGAGGATTGGGATATGACTACTATTGATCCGGCATCATTTCTTCTGGATGATGCGATGtaa